In the genome of Arachis stenosperma cultivar V10309 chromosome 2, arast.V10309.gnm1.PFL2, whole genome shotgun sequence, the window CTAAGTTATCACTTAATACTACACGTGGAAAATTGTTAACGGAATGGATTAAACATTTGATGGAAGGACAAACGCGATTGACTTTAAATTTTTAgggactaatttaattaaaagatttaTTTGGGAATAAAAATTATGATCGGACAAtccttcaaaaatcaatttgaCCATTAACTCGAAATATGAATGAGTTTTTAGAATAGAATCTTATTGATgtttaatttttacaaaatttagtGCAAATGATATTTATAGTAAGTAATTATATTTAACGATTGGATcgataaaaattatttttttttataaagagTTAAATTGAAACAATGTATGTGATTTAATATGTATGTGTAGGTATATAAAAGCTTTAGGTATCTAAAACAAAACGATACACCCAACGTGAGAAAGTGGAATTAGAAGATAttcaattaaattaaacaaaatttgTTATTTAAACATTATAAATCAATAATCATATATTTGTATAGATTTATATAtactataaatatattttttaagtggaataatcaatttttaaaataatcaaattgtTCATTACAGATTAATCAAACATTTCTACAAcggaataaataaatttttcatAAACACAACAAACGAATAACCACTATGTTTTTGtacttttattcttattttttaattataaatgtgAATCTAATTCGATTATATTATCTATGTGATGTTTGATtataaatatgaatttaatttaattatattatttataaaataattaattagtgCTGATTTCTAATGTATATTTAATATGGTTAAAAGTTAATTATTATGATGATATTTGACCATTATACAGGCATTTCAGCAGAATATACCTATCTTAGTTGATGCTGAAAAACCAAGGAAAGGATTGGATAATCTCTTAAGATTGACCGATTATATTATATGCTCAGAAAATTTTCCACAGGtaattaatcaaaatataatatCATGAAGCACCTTAGCTTATATTATTGCTTGTGAGTTTTATAATAGTTTGAGCTTTGCTTTGTAGCTAAAACAGAGAACTTGAAAAGACTATGacaaatattctattaataCTAAAAATCTACCATCAAATAAGCTATTTTAAATTCATGTATATTTATTATATGTGTTTTACATATTTTGGTAGCAGATATATACAATAATCAAtcactaaaataattaaactttttgtAACATAATAACCAAATTTTCGCAACAAATAATTAAGATtttcaagaaaataaaaaagttagtcaccaatgtattttttaattttatttgtattttgattATAATTGTGAATTCAATTTGActattttgtttttgaaatttgatcATAAATGTAAATAAGTTTGattttatgtgtatatatatatatatatatatatatatatatatatatatatatatatatatatataatttaattagaaATGTCAATATAaaattgttttatatttttatattagtgGTTAATTGATAACTGATTTCTAGTGTCTATTTGATGTGCTTAAAATATAGATAATAgttaataaaatgaaaatatatGAGAGTATTAatttcttctttcaaatatgCAAAATAGCATTAGTTTACTTTAGGTGGAAATTAAGGTAACTTTTTCCCATTCACTAAAATATTTTCTCATTATGGTCAGTCAATatgaattaattatttatttgctaaTAATATAACAACacagtttattttttattcatcatATTTAACAGGTTTGGACAGAGGCATCAACTATTCCAAAAGCACTAGTTTCAATTATGTTAAGGTTACCAAAACTCAAATTTGTGATTGTAACATTGGGAAAAGATGGTTGCATAATGCTTGAGCGATGCGTGGATGGTGAAAATacatctttttctttctccttttgattatgttttgaattttgtcTAGTTTAATTCATATGATAGAATAGAAGATTAATTAAGCACAAATTGTAGCTTCTAGTTCATTAGCAATATTTTCTATgcatctaattatttttatgatttctaTACTGAAAATAAGTGGCTATATATGCAGATATTTCTCCATTAGAAGAAATGGATATTGATAGCACATTTGAGTCATTATCAAAGAGAGAGGATGATACCATAACTATGCCTACCTGTATAGCTTCGGTAATGATATTAACTTAATTATGGtacatttttaatttgattaatattttttttctaatagtaatTTATCTTTTGCTATTGAAAAAAGGTCCTGCaagtaaaataacaaaaatcaatcaaacaaaatttgtacatttaaaaattaaaatagcatatttataatttaaaaattatacatCTAAAATTCATGTTAGTTAATTATTGGTtgatttttatcattttttcatATTTATCCCCATTGAAATTAAATGAGCACACTACAAGAAATTCGATATATAACAACAGTATTTTTATAGCGGTTAATCAAAACtgatacaaaaagaaaattagtgGTAGATATTGCGACAATTTTGACAGGCGCTGTAATTATATTGGTATTTCACGGTAAAGTATATCTGCTGTTAAATACTGGTTTGTAGTAGTTATTccaatgataaaaaaaaatcgtCACTAATGATTTAGTCGCACCCTATCTTGAAACATTTCACAAATCGTGACTATCCCATTTAAAAACTGCCACTATTTGTTGGAACTTTTGTAGTGACATTGGTCAATCTATGTGTGAGAAACAATTGAATAATGATAGTTTTAGATAAAATTTAGGATAATATTCTACTTAGGTCgatagttttttttcttttttataaattaattctCTGCCACCAGTCTATAATGAAGTTTAAAGCAAAAGGAGAAGGATGTATGTGTGGGAAGTTATATATTGGAACAGCTGAAAAGATTCCACCATCAAAGCTTATTGACACAACTGGTGCTGGAGATGCATTTGTTGGAGCTATTTTATATGGTATGTGTAAcatcttttataaatattaatactatTCTTAACcattctattttttaaatattttattaaatacttCAATGTTATCCTCATTTTATATACGGGCTAAAATATACTAATGGATGATGTATTTTTTTAACTCTATTTTTTGCAATTTAATGGAAAAAACATAGTTTTATATAGATATAGAAACTTAATAATATGGAGTGGAGAAGAATACCATAATATCTTGAATCTTTTTGTGAgttaattttcctttattttttgtttttaattctattggattttaactatttttcaattttttaccCCGATAATATTATAAGAGTTTGCTTTATATAGAAATTATTAGTGTGCATAAATTCACTACCTTCATTAGTATCTCGTATAGAGTTAATAGTAACGGATAACATTGAATGATTTTTAAAATGCTTGAGAtacaaaaatagaataaaaattaacaaaaattgatattttcttcaTGGAAAAAAATGACACTTTATCATTTTTATCTTAACGCCACACACACATATAGCCTTGTAGTTTTCTCATTATAAATTTGGTTATACAtggaattattttttaattgaatattATAAGGCTAATGTATCATGAATTTAGTACATTATTTGCCATTCAATTTTCATTACTTCTAGTCTTTTACATAttgcttaattaattaaaaatatatcgCACAAATTTGTGTACGATACaattgtaaaatttaaaatgttatatttttgttttcagcAATATGTGCCAACTTTTCGCCACAGATAATGTTGACATTTGCCTCTTATGTGGTAAGTAGTTAATCATATAAATGAACATAAAATGGTATTAGATTTAATTTAAGGGAGATAATGACATTCTTATGTTGATaatgtaattttcttttaattttattttttatttttttaaaattatttaccaTCTTTATAGAtatgacaaaaaaatattaaaaaatattgatatgATAAATAAGAACTAAAGATATTATTCgaagaagataaaataaataaaattaagagaGATTGGTATTACACTATTATTGATTtaaaaaggtttaattactctattggtctctatagttttgcgaaatttttaattaggtccctttactttttttttaattgagtccttgcactatttttttttaattggtccctacactttttttttttctttttatttaggttcctatactaattttttttagttgggtcccTATAAAACTAAGTCAATTACTACTAAGaaggacttaattgaaaaaaatttagtgCAGGAatccaattaaaaagaaaaaaagtataaggaccTAATTAAGAATTTCATGAAATTATAAGACCAACaaagtaattaaaatatttaaaaataacattatcatttttctatatttaatgGTATAAATGTTGATGAGAaaattacacatatatttatatatagatgTTTAATTTATAGCTTATTATATATCATAAGTTATTAGCATTAATGATGATTGGGATgaattacttttctttttctctttaaagTATATCTAGCACTTTAGAAGAgccaaattaataattttttattttattttgatggaAATTTCAGGCAGCCACCAATTGTAAAGCTCTTGGAGCTCGAAGTGGTCTTCCATATCGTACTGATCCCTATCTTGCATCTTTCACACACTAGAGCCTCAATTTGGGTGcctaaaaatttaatatatatagtatagaaaaaaatcaagtgtattaaaaatattagtgtTTCGGTAATTTTAGTTATTGATTTTAACTATGTATATGTTGTAcgattgaaataaataaataaaattattgaaacactaatatttttttatatttaaaactCTTTTATTACTATAtggaaaaaaattagaaaaactaACAAATAAATTTCTTACTATTTTTGTATGGACATGTGTAATTTtaaccaaaattcaaaatttataagttctgattattaaaaattgagacaaataaatatttatttattttcattaagacatataattcttttcttattcatatgGTTGGCACCGGTATCCGAACTCGCAGGTACCTGTCCCGCTCTTACTCGATTGGGACAGGTAATTATTCGATTCGGTACGGGATGGAATTTGACTGGGGCAGGATTTCAATCAGGACGAGACGGGATCAGGTTTAGGGTGTATCCGTCCCgatgtatataaataaaataaataaaatatataatttaaatatatgcATATATATTGTGAGAAGAGTAGGGTTTGTGTTAGTGTGCTATGGCCTCTTACTCTCTCAGCCGTCACTCTTCTCTTTCACTTCTTCTTTCTGGATATAAAGCTTTCATGGCTGAATCTGATGGCTCCATGTCTCCATCCCTCTACCTCtaacctcctcctcctcctccttcttctatcACGTTGCCTCACTGTCATTGTGTCGCACTCAAACCCCTTTTTAGCCACTGTGTGGCGCTCATTACCAACCTCATCTCCTCCTAGCCACACGCAAATCACCGGCGTCGATGCATCACCTTGTTCTTGCTACTTCATCGTTTGCCTAGCTTCACCATTGTTCCTCATGCTTGCTAGTTGCACTTTACCGCAGTTCATAGCATAACCCCCTCCCTTCTACTTCATTCGCCAGCGTGACTATAAGTTCTTCAGTAACCAGAAGCTACACACCTTTCAGACTCCTCTTATACAATCCGCTACGCATCTTTATTATTTCTCAGTGAacttctttattttaatttttaatcttcagttttaatctttttttaCTAATCTATATTTTTGTTGTTGCTAAAAAATGTGTAATTTTTTGAAAGGCTTTAATTTGTTCATATGCatatttttatgtcttttattatgatgatttatatatattttttttcagaaataaTTTAGTATAAACTTCAACTGTTAAGACGTTTTTGTTGAAGTTGATATTTAATATTTCTCATtttaactatttatttattgttcaaaactaatggctaaaaattCTTCCAATTTCTATAACTTTCATAGGTTGTGAAACTCTATGGAAGATATCTGATTGTGTGTGCCAACTATCCTGAGTACTAAATGCGTTATGCGGagttcataaaaactaatgggAGATTTATAGCATCTGATTTAGTaggatatttatgttttcaaagAGTTTTGTTTCTGTAATTGTTATTGTGGGTGTGAAAATTTTGTGGCAGATGGAAGTAGAATTATTGTAGCGAATGCTGAATATCTCTGTCACAATTGATGTTGATCACAATTTAAAACCATCTTAGAACTTTAAAAATCAGAAAGTGGTGAAGGAGATTTGAATTTGATTATGGTGTCATATTTGTTAATTTCTCATacattagtttatttttttaattgtatgTTATTTGACATTCAATAAattatatgtttttattttaatttatgtataaaatttatatttttatttagatttaTGTATGGACATATAAATtttaaagtattatttaatTGTTATAGGGGCAGGTACCCGTAGAGGCGGGTTAGGGTACTGTATTTTATTACTCGCGGGTAGTGGTAAGGCGGATagtatctaaattaaaaaaaggcGGAACGGGGTCGGGAGGGGAAAAAATCCGTCCCTACCAGCCCCGCTGCCACCCCTACTTACTTAACAGAGGGATAcatataactaatttttaaataatcCGATATTTATTTGTCTTCTACTAAAAAATTAAGGTTTTGgcatataaaattttatcaatGTATAAGTTTGGGCTCTTTCTACAACAAGAAACACAtgaaaaatcatcagatttttCCAAAAGTTTATATCCAACAACGATATACcaataaatttttaacaattaaTCCATCGAAAACTAAAAGGGATAAAAAAATGAACATGCCAAATTATTTGCAAGTTGTAATAcataatattcaaatccttatactcgagtcataagtcaatgataataaGGTGGTACGATTCAAGGTGAATtcataatacatatataattagaAGGGTTTATTATTAACCGAGAAGTCtaaaaagagtaaaaaaatCACGATTGAAAAACTCACGTATCGATGAAAAGAAGATAAAGCGTGTTCGGAAGGCGAAAAAGTAAAATAAGACACTAAAGGTAGAAATAGGATAAAGACTggatatatataaacataaatataatagCCACTACTCACAACCTGCGAAATTTAGGCCGGCTAggattataataataaaatattagtttGACAACAACATTTTCTATCTCTCCCAAATATACATCAAAGCCTCTATAGGCGAGTTTTCAAAATGAAATTACATACATAtaagttttttaaaataagtaaggAAAGATCTAAACAAAAGTAAAACAGGAGTCTAGTATACTTCGCCATCTCCCAGATGAATCACAGCTCACTGCTGAGTACCAAGACCTGCTtctgaaaaataagagatatatacggaatgagaatcCCAACCCATGAATTTTCAGTACGGTAAAAGTACCAAATAGATACTGCATAAGGTAATAGGAACTCATTAAGCAATCTTATACTCCATACATCACCATATCCATCCTAAGTACTCTCTAATTCATAATTTGGCAACTATCATAAGGGAGTCTAAATCTAAGTCAACCTTTTCCACCTTTACACAACTCTCCAACAGAATAAAACCAGCCCTCAGTGTCAACCAACACTAGCATGAGGGACCTCTCAGATGAGCAAACACAAGTAATACATAAGTATATTAGAGTAAAGCAATTAGCATATAATCATGTAGGatatacaattaggcaaaccaaatacaattaagcaaacccaaataaatcaaacatatacaaatgatgtatgcctgccttatggctgatgagtctcatctgtcggttatatagacAACTCGACATGTCCAATAGTGAACCCTGGACAGTCCCTAAGCACGCATCTCCAAGAGTccatgaatatatatatatatatatatatatatatatatatatatatatatatatatatatcgatTCTCATCTTATCGGAAAATCTTGGGAGTTAAAGTTTCCTGTCACAGCTTGTGTTGAAGAATCAACAGAATCTCAaatctcaacctggagcaagtggagcTGACCCACTGTATCTACCTAGGAAAATCCATGACTCAGATAAATTCTCATATCACATGTCATTCTCAACCAGTAGCAAGTGGGGACAAACCACTGTATCTATCTCAGGAGACTCAAACcataacccggagcaagtggaacATGGCCACTGCATCTATCCAATTAGGTATATCTCAATcataactatttttaatatcAATTTCATTATCCATCTTATTATCAATCTCTCCTTCAATCTCATCTCAATTCATGTTCAATAGTAATTAAACTCATTCTTCATCATCCTCCGTCATCATAAACAATTATCACTCATCATCATAATCATCCTCATTATACATCACTTCACATTTTGTTCATTTTCCTCTCTCTTCACCAACTCATCTCTTTAGCTCTCATTTCTAACTCATCAATCCTTAAATACACTGGCTCTAGACTCTTATCAGGGTTTATAAAGGTTTAGAAGGCTCGAGGAATGGTTGAAAGcttaaaaattcacttttcagAAAATAGGAGTGGTCACGTATGCATGCACATGTTCGCGTACACATGAATGTAAATTTCAAAGCTTGCATACGCAGACCACCTTTGCGTAGGCGAAAAGTTTGGCCAGTGAAGCTTGCTCGCGTATGCATGACTTGCGTCACGTACACATGAGCGTAAACGTGACAAAATGGTGTATGCAACCCATGTTCATGTATGCATGAGCATTGGCAGTGACCAACTCCTGCGTACGCACGATGTTGTCCGCGTACACATGGCATATCAGACTTTTAAACCTTCGTATCTTTTTCCACAAAATTCATTTTTCAACCATTCTTGAACCGTTGAAACAGattgataaataaattttcacaaaaatcaaattttgaaaagttcCAAACTCTGAGGATCGACTTACAGCTCGCCAAAGTTGgcaaaaaattagttttaaccAAAAACAGAATTTACCAACTTTTGCAAAAGTTCACAAGCCAAAACAATTTTTACTCAATAAAATGACCCCAAAACACTCAATCTCACACATTCACAACCAACCAAACTGAAACTTACTTCATTCACACATTTTAACTCAAATTCATCAATCTCACACCTCAAGTCCTCAAATTCCACTATTCTAACAATTATTACCCAATACCTCATACTCAATTCCAATCTCAAGCATCAACATACATTTCAATCTTAACTTACCAAATCTTACCTTTCCCGACCTCCGGCCCAAATGCACGGTATTTGGCCCAACATTTATCAATTCAATACATAATTCACAAATACACAATCACTATCCAAATCATTAATTTTCACAAGACATCAACTACATATATCAATTCCAACCAAATACACAGttcaaacttaatcctaggggcatctagcctaggattTCATATCATATTATACGgtatttaaataaaac includes:
- the LOC130961107 gene encoding uncharacterized protein LOC130961107 → MSSDSDEYDLPLPESCIIVGFGGVCVDLLATVTCFPVPDSKMRSTQLKVQGGGNAGNALTCAARLGLKPRIIAKVANDIQGRALLEELEVDGVDTSFMVVSKEGTTPFSYIIIDTQKKTRTCIFNPGEYPPMKPEDLHSTNLVSILAGSKVVYFDGRMLDTAIVIAQEAFQQNIPILVDAEKPRKGLDNLLRLTDYIICSENFPQVWTEASTIPKALVSIMLRLPKLKFVIVTLGKDGCIMLERCVDDISPLEEMDIDSTFESLSKREDDTITMPTCIASSIMKFKAKGEGCMCGKLYIGTAEKIPPSKLIDTTGAGDAFVGAILYAICANFSPQIMLTFASYVAATNCKALGARSGLPYRTDPYLASFTH